Proteins from one Nicotiana tabacum cultivar K326 chromosome 23, ASM71507v2, whole genome shotgun sequence genomic window:
- the LOC142177153 gene encoding uncharacterized protein LOC142177153 has product MTKSSTGETHFSLVYGAEALILVEVGEPTLRFSRANEEENNEALLVKLDFLDEHRDLAYVGIVAQKQMMERYYNRMANLRYFKVGDMVLRKVTQSTRKINAGKLGPTWESLYRFSAVTGKGSYEMENQDGVKLPNNWNVTHLKRFFWQGFNRGSNGKHTAKGASSSRLRPLNDKAFK; this is encoded by the exons ATGACGAAATCAAGCACGGGAGAAACACATTTCTCCCTCGTATATGGTGCAGAAGCTCTGATACTGGTGGAAGTAGGAGAGCCGACTTTACGGTTTTCTCGAGCAAACGAAGAAGAAAACAATGAGGCATTGCTGGTGAAGCTGGATTTTCTTGATGAACACAGGGACTTGGCATACGTGGGGATAGTGGCTCaaaagcaaatgatggaaagatattacaatcgtaTGGCCAATCTCCGCTACTTCAAAGTAGGAGACATGGTTTTGAGAAAGGTGACTCAAAGCACTCGAAAAATCAATGCTGGGAAGCTGGGTCCAACATGGGAAAGTCTCTACAGGTTTTCAGCTGTCACTGGTAAAGGATCATACGAGAtggaaaatcaagatggagtcaaATTGCCCAACAATTGGAATGTGACCCATCTCAAAAG gtttttctggcaaggttttaaccgaggcagcaacggaaagcatactGCGAAAGGAGCGTCATCGTCAAGgttaagacctttaaatgacaaggcatttAAATGA